The Sulfitobacter sp. S223 genome has a window encoding:
- a CDS encoding histidine phosphatase family protein — protein sequence MSTITLIRHGQANSTATDEASYDQLSDLGHQQAKWLGAHLRDTHAHHTRMFTGTLRRHIETADGLGTDLEATRDERLNELEYFTLAHLLTEQHSIPFPKEQADFISHLPTVFQFWKDDKLEGAPETYAYFQSRIRDGLADIAAGTGPALVVTSGGLIANVLAQQMELGVAATARMAIAIFHTSLHQFHPIGGHLSPVLFNATPHLDTPDRSLSKTNI from the coding sequence ATGTCGACAATTACCCTAATCCGCCACGGTCAGGCCAATTCCACCGCTACAGACGAAGCCAGCTATGACCAGCTAAGTGATTTGGGTCACCAGCAGGCAAAGTGGCTTGGTGCGCATCTGCGCGATACACACGCCCATCACACGCGCATGTTTACCGGCACCTTGCGTCGCCATATAGAAACAGCGGATGGACTGGGTACAGACCTTGAGGCAACGCGCGACGAACGCCTGAACGAGCTAGAGTATTTCACGCTGGCCCACCTACTCACAGAGCAGCACAGCATCCCCTTCCCCAAAGAGCAGGCCGACTTCATCAGCCATCTGCCCACGGTGTTCCAGTTTTGGAAAGACGACAAGCTTGAAGGTGCGCCCGAAACCTATGCCTACTTCCAAAGCCGGATTCGCGATGGTTTGGCTGACATTGCGGCAGGCACAGGTCCAGCGCTAGTTGTGACATCAGGCGGGCTGATCGCAAATGTGTTGGCACAACAAATGGAGCTTGGCGTGGCAGCAACTGCCCGCATGGCGATTGCGATCTTCCACACGTCTTTGCATCAGTTTCACCCGATTGGCGGGCATCTGTCGCCCGTTTTGTTCAACGCGACCCCACACCTCGATACGCCGGACCGCAGCCTGTCAAAAACCAATATTTGA
- the fdhF gene encoding formate dehydrogenase subunit alpha, translated as MTDKVTFTLNGETVEAEAGLTIWEVANGRGLKIPHLCHKPAPGYRPDGNCRACMVEIEGERTLAASCIREPSEGMVVTTNNARAESARKMVVELLMTDHPEQDVAHDKSSHMWDMAALSGVEESRFPTLEEGRIPLLDDSHVAMRVNLDACISCGLCVRACREVQVNDVIGMSGRGHDSYPTFDLDDPMGASSCVACGECVQACPTGALMPASVLDADQVGDSADFDREVESICPFCGVGCQISLKIKDDKVKYVDGINGPANEGRLCVKGRFGFDYIHHPHRLTKPLIRRKDAPAKGLNVDPGNYLEVFREATWDEALDAAANGLKNIGGTGVAGFGSAKCTNEEAYLFQKIIRQGFGHNNVDHCTRLCHASSVSALLENVGSGAVSATFNEIENADVAIVIGANPIENHPVAATYFKQFTKRGGKLIVMDPRGQALKRFAYQMCQFRPGTDVSMLNAIMNVIVEEELYDRQYIQAYTENWEAEKAHLKDFTPEKMSEICGISPEVIRDVARTFAGAKAAMIFWGMGVSQHIHGTDNARCLISLALMTGHVGRPGAGLHPLRGQNNVQGASDAGMIPMFLPDYQSVTDDGVRSAFTEVWESGDFSAERGLTVTEILDAVHDGDIKGMYILGENPAMSDPDVEHARDALAKLDHLVVQDIFITETANFADVILPASAFAEKSGTVTNTNRQVQMGRVAVPPPGDAREDWWIEVELAKRLGLNWSYTSPAEIFAEMKLNMGSLNNITWNRLEAQNAVTYPSLSPEDPGQAIVFADGFPRFGGRARFTPASIIAPDDTPDADYPMILTTGRQLEHWHTGSMTRRASVLDGLEPEANCSLHPSTLRKLGVEPGELVRLSTKRGSIEIMARMDRAVSPDMVFLPFAYVEAAANILTNPAVDPYGKIPEFKFSAVKVEAVKAPVAAE; from the coding sequence ATGACGGATAAGGTCACATTCACGCTCAATGGCGAGACCGTTGAGGCGGAAGCCGGATTGACGATCTGGGAAGTAGCCAATGGCCGTGGTTTGAAAATCCCGCATCTGTGCCACAAACCCGCGCCGGGCTACCGTCCCGACGGCAACTGCCGGGCCTGTATGGTAGAGATCGAGGGCGAGCGCACGCTGGCCGCCTCCTGCATTCGCGAGCCCTCTGAGGGTATGGTGGTCACAACCAACAACGCCCGCGCCGAAAGTGCGCGCAAGATGGTGGTAGAGCTGTTGATGACAGATCACCCTGAACAAGATGTGGCACATGACAAATCCAGCCACATGTGGGACATGGCCGCGCTTAGCGGCGTCGAAGAAAGCCGCTTTCCTACACTTGAAGAAGGCCGCATTCCGCTGCTTGATGACAGCCATGTTGCGATGCGGGTTAATCTTGATGCGTGCATTTCATGTGGGTTGTGCGTGCGCGCCTGCCGCGAAGTGCAGGTGAATGACGTGATTGGCATGTCTGGCCGTGGTCATGACAGCTATCCCACTTTTGATCTGGACGACCCGATGGGCGCGTCATCCTGTGTCGCTTGTGGTGAATGTGTGCAGGCTTGTCCGACCGGCGCATTGATGCCAGCCAGTGTGCTGGACGCGGATCAGGTTGGCGATAGCGCCGACTTCGATCGCGAAGTCGAAAGCATCTGTCCCTTCTGCGGTGTCGGTTGCCAGATTTCTCTCAAGATCAAGGACGACAAGGTCAAATATGTTGACGGCATTAACGGCCCCGCGAATGAAGGAAGGCTGTGTGTAAAAGGCCGCTTTGGTTTTGACTATATCCACCACCCGCACCGCCTGACAAAGCCGCTGATCAGGCGCAAGGACGCTCCTGCAAAGGGCTTGAACGTCGATCCCGGCAACTATCTGGAGGTCTTCCGCGAGGCCACTTGGGATGAGGCGCTTGATGCGGCTGCAAATGGTTTGAAGAACATTGGCGGCACCGGCGTGGCCGGTTTCGGCTCTGCAAAGTGCACAAATGAGGAAGCTTACCTGTTTCAAAAGATCATCCGTCAGGGGTTTGGCCACAATAACGTCGATCACTGTACACGGCTTTGTCACGCATCTTCGGTTTCTGCCTTGCTGGAAAACGTGGGCTCAGGCGCTGTTTCAGCCACCTTTAACGAAATCGAAAATGCAGATGTGGCCATCGTGATCGGGGCCAACCCGATCGAGAACCACCCTGTTGCGGCTACCTATTTCAAACAGTTCACCAAGCGTGGAGGCAAGCTGATTGTGATGGACCCGCGCGGTCAGGCACTAAAACGTTTTGCCTACCAGATGTGCCAGTTCCGGCCCGGGACAGATGTCTCAATGCTGAACGCGATCATGAATGTGATCGTCGAGGAAGAGCTGTACGACCGCCAGTATATCCAAGCCTACACCGAGAACTGGGAAGCAGAGAAGGCACACCTGAAAGATTTTACACCCGAAAAGATGTCGGAAATCTGCGGCATCTCCCCCGAGGTAATCCGCGATGTGGCGCGTACTTTTGCAGGAGCAAAGGCCGCGATGATCTTCTGGGGCATGGGTGTCAGCCAGCACATCCACGGTACGGACAATGCGCGCTGCCTGATCAGCCTTGCGCTAATGACAGGCCATGTGGGCCGACCCGGTGCTGGCCTGCACCCGCTGCGCGGCCAGAACAATGTGCAGGGTGCGTCTGATGCCGGCATGATCCCGATGTTCCTGCCTGACTATCAGTCTGTCACCGATGACGGCGTGCGCTCAGCCTTTACAGAAGTATGGGAAAGCGGGGACTTCAGCGCCGAGCGCGGCCTGACGGTCACCGAAATTCTGGACGCGGTGCATGATGGTGATATTAAGGGTATGTATATTTTGGGTGAAAACCCTGCTATGTCCGATCCTGATGTTGAACACGCGCGTGATGCTCTTGCTAAGCTGGATCACCTTGTTGTGCAGGATATCTTTATTACTGAAACAGCAAACTTCGCCGATGTGATCCTGCCGGCCAGCGCGTTCGCAGAGAAATCCGGCACTGTCACCAACACCAACCGTCAGGTTCAGATGGGCCGCGTCGCGGTTCCCCCGCCCGGCGATGCCCGTGAAGATTGGTGGATCGAAGTGGAATTGGCAAAGCGGTTGGGCCTGAACTGGTCCTATACGTCACCGGCAGAAATTTTCGCGGAAATGAAGCTCAACATGGGATCGCTCAACAACATCACATGGAATCGGCTTGAGGCGCAGAACGCGGTGACCTACCCCTCACTCAGCCCCGAAGATCCTGGTCAGGCGATTGTATTTGCCGATGGTTTCCCCCGTTTCGGTGGCCGCGCGCGCTTTACGCCTGCGAGTATCATCGCGCCTGATGATACGCCCGATGCGGATTATCCGATGATCCTGACGACAGGTCGTCAGCTTGAGCATTGGCACACTGGTTCGATGACGCGGCGTGCCAGCGTTCTAGACGGGTTGGAGCCGGAGGCGAACTGTTCGCTGCACCCGTCCACCCTGCGCAAGCTTGGGGTTGAACCGGGTGAATTGGTGCGCCTGTCGACAAAACGCGGCAGTATCGAAATCATGGCCCGTATGGACCGTGCTGTCTCACCCGATATGGTGTTTCTGCCGTTCGCCTATGTTGAGGCGGCGGCGAATATTCTGACCAACCCGGCTGTTGATCCCTATGGCAAAATTCCCGAATTCAAGTTCTCTGCCGTGAAGGTTGAGGCGGTGAAGGCGCCTGTCGCGGCTGAGTAG
- a CDS encoding response regulator transcription factor, which yields MTKPLVTILDDEPEIRTLLSDVLQEAGFDTQSFGRASAFEAALAKRTPDVCLVDLSLPDTDGLTLVHRLALEQGAIVIIISGRAQVQDRVTGLELGADDYISKPFDPAEVVARIRARLRGTRPPTRASNTAAFNGWTAHFDRYVLEDAQGVETPFSHAEGEVLRLFLDAPKRLISRAQMQESLGGAASESFDRAMDVRISRLRTKLREDPKNPQLIKTIYGAGYIFLGEVSWI from the coding sequence ATGACAAAACCACTGGTCACCATTCTTGATGACGAGCCCGAAATCCGCACGCTTTTGTCAGATGTGCTGCAAGAGGCCGGCTTTGACACACAAAGCTTTGGCCGCGCATCCGCGTTTGAGGCAGCACTGGCAAAACGCACCCCTGATGTATGCCTTGTGGATTTGTCCCTGCCCGATACGGACGGACTGACACTGGTGCACCGCCTTGCGCTGGAACAGGGTGCCATTGTGATTATCATATCAGGGCGCGCGCAGGTGCAGGACAGGGTGACCGGGCTTGAGCTTGGGGCTGACGACTATATCAGCAAGCCGTTCGATCCGGCCGAAGTGGTGGCCCGTATCCGCGCCCGTCTACGCGGCACACGCCCGCCGACGCGCGCCAGCAACACCGCTGCCTTCAACGGCTGGACCGCGCATTTTGACCGCTACGTTCTGGAAGACGCCCAGGGTGTGGAAACCCCGTTCAGCCATGCCGAGGGCGAAGTGTTGCGCCTGTTCCTTGACGCCCCAAAGCGGCTTATCAGCCGCGCGCAGATGCAAGAAAGCCTTGGTGGTGCCGCATCTGAAAGCTTCGACCGCGCGATGGATGTCCGCATATCGCGCCTACGCACAAAGCTGCGCGAAGACCCGAAAAACCCCCAACTGATCAAAACAATCTACGGCGCGGGCTACATTTTTCTTGGTGAGGTATCGTGGATCTAG
- a CDS encoding glutathione S-transferase family protein, whose protein sequence is MNLYYTNGTISIAPAIALIEAGLEHHLTKIDFATSDQTKADYLSINPKGRVPALVLDGGAVLTETGALLEYIAALAPEAELVPAAPESAAHMRSVMYYLASTMHVAHAHKMRGSRWADKPESHADMAAKVTETMTACAAYVEAECLRGDYVCGTGFTISDAYLFVICNWLAGDGVVVSDFPKITAFMALMNTRDSVKAVRAKGMI, encoded by the coding sequence ATGAACCTGTATTACACAAACGGCACGATCTCTATTGCTCCTGCCATCGCGCTGATCGAAGCGGGGTTGGAGCATCACCTGACCAAGATCGACTTTGCGACCTCTGATCAAACCAAAGCGGACTACCTGTCGATCAATCCCAAGGGCCGGGTGCCTGCACTCGTGCTTGATGGCGGTGCGGTTCTCACAGAAACAGGTGCACTACTCGAATATATCGCAGCGCTGGCGCCAGAGGCAGAACTCGTCCCCGCGGCGCCAGAGTCCGCCGCGCATATGCGCAGCGTTATGTATTATCTCGCCTCGACCATGCATGTGGCACATGCGCATAAAATGCGCGGCAGCCGATGGGCAGACAAACCCGAAAGCCATGCAGATATGGCAGCCAAAGTTACCGAAACCATGACAGCCTGTGCGGCTTACGTAGAGGCGGAATGCCTGCGCGGCGATTATGTTTGCGGCACTGGGTTTACGATTTCAGATGCGTATCTGTTTGTGATCTGCAACTGGCTCGCTGGGGACGGCGTCGTAGTCTCCGACTTCCCGAAGATCACTGCGTTCATGGCGCTGATGAACACTCGCGACAGCGTTAAGGCGGTCCGCGCCAAAGGCATGATCTGA
- a CDS encoding Zn-dependent hydrolase, with the protein MQVDGQRFLADLHKLRSFGASGVGKGVVRPAYSEADMEARTWLKGRMEEAGLRVETDAMGNLFGLAEGPSLLLGSHSDSQPEGGWLDGALGVIAALEVARCADMPISVISFQDEEGRFGVTTGSAVWSGQLDLEAADLLLDHNGVALAEARRVVNPTGEVDPAQFTGFIEMHIEQGPVLDTTGERVGVVSDIVGIRDMKITFEGQQNHAGTTPMHLRRDAFQAVSEFNHALAERFKNVVTPATVWTIGHLSLHPNASSIVPGKAVFSMQWRDGDADRLVRMEQIIRALAQEIAQARGMEVSFGPMLGLEPVHMDARLRRALETSAESLASGAWRVMPSGALHDATNVSRLMPVAMLFVPSIGGISHAFEEDTDEEHLVLGLEVLAGAVAALHG; encoded by the coding sequence ATGCAGGTTGATGGGCAAAGATTTCTGGCGGATCTGCACAAACTGCGGTCTTTCGGCGCCAGCGGTGTTGGGAAAGGCGTCGTGCGTCCCGCCTATTCCGAAGCGGATATGGAAGCGCGGACATGGTTGAAGGGCCGCATGGAAGAGGCCGGTCTGCGCGTTGAGACGGATGCAATGGGCAACCTTTTTGGCTTGGCCGAGGGGCCGTCATTGCTATTGGGCTCGCACAGCGACAGTCAGCCAGAAGGCGGCTGGCTGGACGGGGCGCTGGGCGTGATTGCTGCGCTGGAGGTCGCGCGTTGCGCAGATATGCCAATTTCAGTGATCTCTTTTCAGGACGAAGAGGGTCGGTTCGGCGTGACCACCGGCAGTGCGGTTTGGTCAGGGCAGTTGGACCTTGAAGCGGCTGATCTATTGCTTGATCACAATGGTGTGGCGCTGGCGGAGGCACGGCGGGTTGTGAACCCCACTGGTGAAGTGGACCCCGCGCAATTCACCGGCTTTATAGAGATGCATATCGAACAGGGTCCAGTGTTGGACACGACGGGTGAGCGTGTCGGCGTCGTGTCGGACATTGTCGGTATTCGCGATATGAAGATTACGTTCGAAGGTCAGCAGAACCATGCGGGCACAACACCGATGCATCTGCGCCGCGATGCTTTTCAGGCGGTTTCCGAATTCAACCATGCGCTTGCCGAGCGTTTCAAAAATGTTGTGACACCAGCGACGGTCTGGACAATTGGCCATCTAAGCCTGCATCCCAATGCTTCGTCGATCGTACCGGGCAAGGCCGTGTTTTCGATGCAATGGCGCGATGGGGATGCTGACCGTTTGGTCCGGATGGAGCAGATAATCCGCGCGCTGGCACAGGAGATCGCGCAGGCGCGGGGAATGGAGGTTTCCTTTGGTCCAATGTTGGGGCTGGAGCCTGTCCATATGGATGCGCGCCTGCGTCGGGCGCTTGAAACCAGCGCAGAATCCCTTGCTTCGGGCGCATGGCGTGTGATGCCTTCCGGCGCATTGCATGATGCCACCAATGTCTCACGGTTAATGCCTGTTGCGATGCTTTTTGTGCCTTCTATCGGTGGAATCAGTCACGCGTTTGAAGAAGACACAGACGAAGAGCATCTGGTGCTGGGTCTGGAAGTGTTGGCGGGTGCTGTTGCGGCGCTGCATGGTTAG
- a CDS encoding PAS-domain containing protein codes for MALSDDQTKSMTMAGLNLIGQALSIYDRDLRLVVSNAPFKTMFNLPNALVTPGADFVDTITHLARTGEYGEIDDIDSFVQERTQQARAFEPHYMERTRANGRTISVEGSPLPDGGWVTVYTDISATKTQEALLRARSDALSDQLLAHAEQLAQTNRERAAMITALEETKRQLTASEARARLTTEMMPAHIAHVDAAGIYTYSNQRLSTIIPHRPSDILGLPIRDVLGSDNHDKILGALTTAYEGAPAVQEFTDETSARRIRTAFTPDRSGGVYILSMDVTEETQTRAALQQTRRRALAAQITSGLAHDFSNLLTIILGLQSRLGRLPSLPAQAAPLIEGTLAAARRGGALLSSISQISAPRSLRPTATDLRDLMQDLVTLTEPTLPTGMTLSHQVPDIGHVLLDRGMLQDSLLNLVLNARDAMGAQGAITITVRRVHDIWIEFQINDSGPGFSAVALSRGLDPFFTTKGAEGSGLGLPMVYDMTKLAGGDLRLSNTDSGAQVTLRLPYRAAVAATTGLALLVEDHNDLRTLLRDILMELGHSVIEATSADEATALLADLPDIALILSDLQLEGDSTGTDLARRLGPTSPPLVLMTSLPTDAPLFLEAQKYAPVLRKPFTAEDLSTLITPTKAVAK; via the coding sequence ATGGCGCTAAGCGATGACCAAACAAAATCCATGACAATGGCAGGCCTGAACCTTATCGGGCAGGCCCTGTCGATTTATGACCGTGACCTGCGGCTGGTAGTCTCCAACGCGCCGTTCAAGACCATGTTTAACCTGCCAAACGCTCTGGTCACACCTGGCGCCGACTTTGTTGATACCATTACCCATCTCGCACGTACCGGCGAATATGGCGAGATCGACGACATCGACAGCTTTGTCCAGGAGCGCACCCAACAGGCCCGCGCCTTTGAACCACATTATATGGAGCGGACCCGCGCCAACGGCCGGACCATCTCGGTCGAAGGGTCGCCATTGCCTGACGGGGGGTGGGTCACAGTTTACACCGACATTTCAGCCACAAAGACACAAGAAGCGCTGCTGCGCGCCCGCTCGGATGCTCTGAGTGATCAGCTGCTTGCCCACGCCGAACAGCTGGCCCAAACCAACCGCGAACGCGCCGCCATGATTACGGCACTGGAAGAAACCAAACGGCAACTCACGGCATCCGAGGCGCGCGCGCGCCTGACAACTGAAATGATGCCTGCCCACATCGCGCACGTTGACGCGGCAGGTATCTATACCTACTCAAACCAGCGTTTAAGCACAATTATCCCGCACCGCCCTTCGGATATCCTTGGTCTGCCGATCCGGGATGTGTTGGGTTCAGACAACCACGACAAGATACTGGGCGCCCTGACAACAGCCTATGAAGGCGCGCCCGCCGTGCAGGAGTTCACCGACGAAACAAGCGCAAGGCGCATCCGCACGGCGTTTACGCCGGATCGTTCAGGTGGCGTTTATATTCTATCGATGGATGTGACCGAAGAAACCCAAACCCGCGCCGCCCTGCAACAGACCCGCCGCCGCGCGCTGGCCGCTCAGATCACTTCGGGACTGGCCCATGATTTCTCAAATCTGTTGACCATTATTCTCGGACTGCAATCTCGGTTGGGTCGGCTACCCTCCCTTCCCGCGCAAGCAGCCCCGTTGATTGAAGGAACGCTGGCCGCTGCACGGCGCGGCGGTGCGCTTCTGAGCTCCATCTCGCAGATCTCAGCCCCCCGCAGTTTGCGCCCCACGGCAACAGATTTGCGCGACCTGATGCAAGATCTTGTGACGCTGACCGAACCGACTCTTCCGACCGGAATGACACTTTCGCATCAAGTTCCTGACATAGGCCACGTTCTTTTGGATCGTGGCATGTTACAAGACAGCTTGCTAAATCTTGTACTGAATGCCCGTGACGCGATGGGTGCACAGGGCGCAATCACCATCACAGTGCGGCGCGTCCATGACATCTGGATAGAGTTTCAGATCAATGATTCCGGTCCCGGCTTTTCTGCTGTGGCCCTCTCTCGCGGACTTGATCCTTTCTTCACCACCAAAGGGGCTGAAGGTTCCGGCCTTGGGCTTCCTATGGTCTACGATATGACAAAGCTGGCTGGCGGAGACCTGCGCCTCAGCAATACGGATAGCGGCGCGCAGGTAACGCTGCGCTTGCCCTACCGGGCGGCGGTCGCCGCGACCACGGGTCTGGCGCTGTTGGTAGAGGATCATAATGATCTACGCACTTTGCTGCGTGATATACTGATGGAGCTTGGCCATTCGGTGATCGAGGCCACCTCTGCAGATGAAGCGACCGCACTTCTTGCTGATCTTCCCGACATCGCGCTGATTCTCAGTGATCTCCAGCTTGAAGGTGATAGCACTGGCACCGATTTGGCACGACGTCTTGGGCCAACCAGCCCGCCGCTGGTTCTAATGACCTCACTGCCTACGGATGCGCCCCTATTTCTGGAAGCACAGAAATATGCCCCTGTACTGCGCAAACCCTTCACAGCCGAGGATCTGTCGACCCTCATCACCCCAACAAAGGCAGTCGCCAAATGA
- a CDS encoding SDR family oxidoreductase — translation MTQWQGKRYWLVGASDGLGAALAQRLSGAGAEVILSARSEDKLAALADSLPGKARVVTLDVADADSVAEAVKDVGAVDGVVYLAGVYWPFGAKEWNAEQGAAMADINFTGLMRVMGQIVPDMVARDDGHIVITSSLTGFRGLPGSIGYTASKAATMSLAECMYADLRKTGVKVQVVNPGFIETQLTDKNDFKMPFIMSPEDAAREVFEHMNSDKFKKSFPFAFSLLFRASQFLPDWLYFRIFS, via the coding sequence ATGACACAATGGCAGGGCAAACGATACTGGCTGGTAGGCGCAAGTGACGGTCTGGGGGCCGCGCTAGCCCAACGTCTGAGCGGCGCAGGCGCAGAGGTTATCCTTTCTGCGCGCTCCGAAGACAAGCTTGCCGCGCTTGCGGACAGCTTGCCCGGCAAAGCGCGGGTTGTGACGTTGGATGTGGCGGATGCGGACAGCGTGGCCGAAGCGGTCAAAGACGTAGGCGCAGTGGATGGGGTTGTCTATCTGGCAGGTGTTTACTGGCCCTTTGGCGCTAAAGAGTGGAACGCCGAACAGGGTGCTGCCATGGCAGACATTAACTTTACCGGTTTGATGCGGGTGATGGGACAGATTGTGCCGGACATGGTTGCGCGTGATGACGGCCACATTGTCATTACCTCAAGCCTGACAGGTTTCCGTGGGTTGCCCGGCTCTATTGGATATACGGCGTCCAAGGCGGCGACGATGTCATTGGCGGAATGTATGTATGCCGACCTGCGCAAGACAGGGGTCAAAGTGCAGGTGGTCAATCCGGGCTTTATAGAGACGCAACTTACCGACAAGAACGACTTCAAGATGCCCTTCATTATGTCGCCCGAAGACGCGGCTCGCGAGGTGTTCGAGCATATGAACTCTGATAAATTTAAAAAGAGCTTCCCGTTTGCGTTCTCTCTGTTGTTTCGGGCAAGCCAGTTCCTGCCTGACTGGCTGTATTTTCGGATATTCAGCTGA
- a CDS encoding AMP-binding protein: MALIQCPAGQPASVPALLHRNAKQFANAPAYREKEYGIWQSWTWSQTRDEVEALALGFLELGLNEGDFVAIIGRNRPYLYWAMMAAEMCGAVPVPLYQDANAEEMAYVMNHCGARFAVVGDQEQVDKITDVKDQLPEFERMVYLDPRGLRKYDHEHLNQYQAVQEMGRKNRDKHIKELEARQAKLDYDSIGVMLYTSGTTGKPKGVVLSNRNVIETAKSSSEFDNLRQSDDILAYLPMAWVGDFIFSVGQALWTGFCTNCPESADTMHVDLREIGPTYYFAPPRVFETQLTNVMIRMEDASRFKKKLFDYYMAHARKVGPAILDGKDVSFGDRLKYKLGELFIYGPLKNTLGFSRVRVGYTAGEAIGPEIFDFYRSLGINLKQLYGQTEATVFITAQPDGQVRSDTVGVTCPGVELKIADNGEVFYRSPGVFVEYYKNPESTADTKDAEGWVATGDAGFVEPDTGHLRIIDRAKDVGKMANGALFAPKYVENKLKFFPNILEAVVFGNGKEQCTAFINIDLTAVGNWAERNNIGYASYQELARHPQVMQQIQEHVEAVNASVAEDEMLSGCQVHRFVVLHKELDADDGELTRTRKVRRRIIEEKYHDIITALYDGSEQISTETEVTYEDGRKGSIKATLEVRSAKVFADTRKMAAE, from the coding sequence TTGGCTTTGATACAATGTCCTGCGGGGCAACCTGCGTCTGTACCTGCGCTTTTGCACCGTAATGCAAAGCAGTTTGCGAACGCCCCTGCCTACCGTGAAAAAGAATACGGGATTTGGCAAAGCTGGACCTGGAGCCAGACACGCGACGAAGTCGAGGCGCTGGCGCTTGGCTTTCTTGAACTTGGGCTGAACGAGGGTGACTTCGTTGCAATCATCGGGCGCAACCGTCCTTATCTTTATTGGGCAATGATGGCCGCCGAGATGTGCGGCGCGGTGCCTGTGCCGCTGTATCAGGACGCAAACGCCGAAGAGATGGCTTACGTCATGAACCATTGCGGCGCGCGTTTTGCCGTTGTCGGTGATCAGGAGCAGGTCGATAAAATCACCGATGTGAAGGACCAGTTGCCGGAATTCGAACGGATGGTCTATCTCGATCCGCGTGGCCTGCGCAAATATGACCATGAGCATCTCAACCAGTACCAAGCGGTACAGGAGATGGGTCGTAAAAACCGCGATAAGCACATCAAGGAGCTGGAAGCGCGTCAGGCCAAGCTGGATTACGATAGTATCGGCGTGATGCTTTATACGTCTGGTACAACTGGTAAGCCAAAGGGCGTTGTGCTGAGCAACCGCAATGTGATTGAGACAGCCAAATCATCCTCCGAGTTTGATAATCTGCGCCAGTCCGATGATATTCTGGCTTATCTGCCGATGGCTTGGGTCGGAGATTTTATTTTTTCGGTTGGGCAGGCGCTTTGGACAGGGTTTTGCACCAACTGTCCCGAAAGTGCGGACACGATGCATGTCGATCTGCGCGAAATCGGACCCACATATTATTTTGCACCACCGCGGGTGTTCGAGACGCAGCTGACAAACGTCATGATCCGCATGGAAGACGCCAGTCGTTTCAAGAAAAAGCTGTTCGACTATTACATGGCGCATGCGCGCAAGGTTGGACCAGCCATTCTGGACGGCAAGGATGTCAGCTTTGGTGATCGGTTGAAGTACAAGCTGGGTGAGCTGTTCATATACGGTCCGCTTAAGAACACCCTTGGCTTTAGTCGGGTGCGTGTTGGCTACACAGCGGGTGAAGCGATCGGGCCAGAGATTTTTGATTTCTACCGGTCTCTGGGGATCAACCTTAAGCAGCTTTATGGTCAGACCGAAGCGACAGTTTTCATCACCGCACAGCCGGATGGTCAGGTGCGTAGTGATACGGTTGGTGTGACGTGCCCCGGTGTGGAGTTGAAGATCGCCGACAATGGCGAGGTTTTCTACCGCTCACCTGGTGTTTTCGTCGAATACTACAAGAACCCCGAAAGCACGGCAGACACCAAAGATGCCGAAGGCTGGGTTGCCACAGGTGACGCCGGATTTGTTGAGCCTGATACCGGCCATCTGCGGATTATCGACCGCGCCAAGGATGTGGGCAAGATGGCGAACGGCGCTTTGTTTGCGCCGAAATACGTTGAAAACAAGCTCAAGTTCTTCCCGAACATTCTGGAAGCGGTTGTTTTTGGAAACGGGAAAGAACAGTGCACGGCCTTTATCAACATCGACCTGACGGCCGTGGGGAACTGGGCCGAGCGTAACAATATCGGCTATGCCTCCTACCAGGAACTGGCGCGGCATCCGCAGGTGATGCAGCAGATTCAGGAACACGTGGAGGCGGTGAATGCGTCTGTGGCGGAAGATGAAATGTTGTCAGGCTGTCAGGTGCACCGCTTTGTCGTCCTGCACAAAGAACTGGATGCAGATGACGGAGAGCTGACGCGCACGCGTAAGGTCCGCCGCCGCATTATTGAAGAGAAATACCACGACATCATCACGGCGCTTTACGATGGATCGGAACAGATCAGCACCGAGACAGAAGTTACCTATGAAGATGGGCGCAAGGGCAGCATCAAGGCAACTCTGGAAGTGCGTTCCGCAAAGGTATTCGCGGATACACGCAAGATGGCGGCGGAATGA